A single genomic interval of Deltaproteobacteria bacterium harbors:
- a CDS encoding AAA family ATPase — protein MVTQIKTLGKYHILERLVTSPLAEVYKVKTVGIAGFEKLQVLKRVTPRYCAQPEFVRAFIDEAKISFTLNHRNIEQVFEFGRLENELFVATEYIPGVNLEEVLHQAQEQRWTAPVGLVCYLMGEVAAGLDYAHRKTDQGGRAVGLIHCDLGPHNIACSFEGSVKILEFGSARAAWQTVPAADRPRTLPRYLSPEQVRGEPLTPATDIFSFGVILWEALTGRPLFDGDTIETVLQNVLYASIPPPDAVNEEVPPPLTELTVACLERRVERRPASANELQLKLHRIQRDVGAVIGSRALSSFLQQLFPEHNETRDVRQVSARRRSAPPRPPPPSSRVPDLLDAAAELAQPPNPPPLPVSDRLTPEATQRPRGRSEAAVQARRRRTTEEARVAGLLRSTRYPDDDPAPARSGGGRPASRGASEGPRPGSAASSQEKTPSIFPPEGSVSHDVSLTGLDGPRTGSSSRLEGSRTGSRTGLDAPPTASEPALAAEPSEAPATLDGPRTDGGRSSREDLEALAKATQPDAPPVSGASPPAPDPLGTPSPTLLAQPLGEKKRFIAVALRFDGLTAPSSEALQLIADIAYKLEGLLHDHDGQWVVALFGLPVADEHDIVAAVRFVHDVRDALEHLYQAGNDTWPGQDAGGHSHPAVRAALRAGTARITSGTDGGSYQVLGNTIEDTLALAEHAARSAIYLTGAAARLAAQHYRVGEAPSFERRGKSTRCHRLLGPRSGASEKRQASDALVGREMEIKAIRGAWRECAVQHDQRTVLVVGEPGVGKTSLVDDFLQRHVGEARVLYAAGRPHRRASPYALVIDLLGSLTGTPNASSTRGKARALDGLRGLLSGEDERLRDETLEILSAVLQPGAGTVADSGIGFSGRRVYEAVRLVLNRVARLAPLVVAIEDLHWADGSSLDCVRSLVERGEDATGQLLFLVSARPEEGFDHAAWNGFPQLSTVVLHELDQGDRQRLIGDELGEGVGDKLRQEVERRAGGNPFYIRELCRALAESPPAGAAEIPATIRGVIASRVDRLPSDVKLVLQHATVIGPSFREGILTQLLARNPARALGLLRNRRILAPGVSAVGAPAVGLGVSEQFERTWTFRHVLVQEVVYDSLSSVDRRALHQRVSEILRRRASRGFVDPPLELARHLELAGLAREAGEHYLRAAHEAAATYAHEEALELFGRALRLAEGNPALQFEALAGRERIHGRLAQHDQQALDLDALRRLCGDDPARVSEVRTREAVFLLRGGELYRALECAERAEEAAGRAGDELLRGEALRLRGEAYGRLNDHGRAIDAASRALAIFEGANAPAHQVRARLGLGRICLMQARYDDALQHYDPALELIKQTGDRWQEHLLRNNLAVVYACRGDFSRAIDEAMYSLRLCQQFGDRAREGDNASVLGIVHLAIGMHESARQYLEDALAIHRETASPWGEADTLVYAGLLETAEGNYSRALELLEQARGLAEPMGARYITVAARNAIAWTLCDRNQPGDAAKAVDEATEAFETARQAQIVVGEIPGLSRAARGTALLGNLEAARALSRRAVELLDEQRLIEGAEEEIHYTHYRILRALGEAGAGEWLERAHSTYLTKMAALEDPEARQAFSERVRLNVAIRRDYLKNWETLTGSTIDRTEERVV, from the coding sequence ATGGTGACTCAGATCAAGACGCTCGGCAAGTACCACATCCTCGAGCGACTCGTCACGAGTCCGCTGGCGGAGGTCTACAAGGTCAAGACCGTCGGTATCGCGGGCTTCGAGAAGCTGCAGGTCCTCAAGCGGGTCACGCCTCGCTACTGCGCCCAGCCGGAGTTCGTCCGCGCCTTCATCGACGAAGCGAAGATCTCGTTCACGCTCAACCATCGCAATATAGAACAGGTGTTCGAATTCGGGCGCCTGGAGAACGAGCTGTTCGTCGCCACGGAATACATCCCGGGGGTCAACCTGGAGGAGGTCCTCCACCAGGCGCAGGAGCAGCGCTGGACCGCCCCGGTCGGCCTCGTCTGCTACCTGATGGGGGAGGTGGCCGCCGGACTCGACTACGCCCACCGCAAGACGGATCAAGGGGGGCGCGCCGTAGGTCTCATTCACTGCGACCTCGGCCCGCACAACATCGCCTGCTCGTTCGAGGGTTCGGTGAAGATCCTCGAGTTCGGCAGCGCGCGCGCCGCGTGGCAGACCGTGCCCGCCGCCGACCGGCCGCGCACCCTCCCTCGGTATCTCTCCCCCGAGCAGGTGCGAGGGGAACCGCTGACGCCCGCCACGGACATTTTCAGCTTCGGGGTCATCCTCTGGGAGGCTCTGACCGGGCGACCGCTCTTCGACGGCGACACGATCGAGACCGTGCTCCAGAACGTGCTGTACGCCTCGATCCCTCCGCCGGACGCGGTCAACGAGGAGGTGCCCCCTCCGCTCACCGAGCTGACCGTGGCGTGCCTCGAGCGACGGGTCGAGCGGCGGCCCGCGAGCGCGAACGAGCTGCAGCTCAAACTGCATCGAATCCAGCGCGACGTCGGCGCGGTGATCGGCTCGCGCGCGCTGTCGTCCTTCTTGCAGCAGCTCTTCCCCGAGCACAACGAGACGCGCGACGTGCGGCAGGTCTCCGCGCGCCGACGTAGCGCGCCGCCGCGGCCGCCGCCGCCGAGCTCGCGGGTCCCCGACCTCCTCGACGCCGCGGCCGAGCTCGCCCAACCGCCGAATCCCCCGCCCCTGCCCGTGAGCGACCGTCTGACTCCGGAGGCGACGCAGCGCCCGCGGGGACGGAGCGAAGCGGCCGTGCAGGCCCGCCGGCGGCGCACGACGGAGGAGGCTCGGGTCGCGGGGCTCCTTCGATCCACGCGGTACCCAGACGACGACCCAGCACCGGCGCGCAGCGGCGGCGGCCGCCCGGCGAGCCGCGGTGCCAGCGAAGGACCCCGACCCGGATCCGCAGCGTCGAGCCAGGAGAAGACACCGAGCATCTTCCCGCCCGAAGGCTCGGTGAGTCACGACGTCTCGCTCACCGGACTCGACGGGCCACGGACGGGCTCCAGCTCCCGCCTCGAGGGCTCGCGCACCGGGTCGCGAACTGGACTCGACGCTCCCCCCACGGCAAGCGAGCCGGCTCTCGCTGCGGAACCGTCCGAAGCCCCCGCGACGCTTGACGGTCCCCGGACAGACGGAGGGCGCTCCTCGCGCGAAGACCTGGAGGCTCTCGCCAAGGCCACGCAACCGGATGCCCCCCCCGTCTCCGGCGCCTCGCCGCCCGCGCCGGACCCCCTCGGCACGCCTAGCCCCACCCTGCTCGCGCAGCCGCTCGGCGAGAAGAAGCGCTTCATTGCGGTGGCTCTCCGCTTCGACGGCCTCACGGCCCCCTCGTCCGAGGCGCTTCAGCTGATCGCGGACATCGCCTACAAGCTCGAGGGCCTCCTCCACGACCACGACGGACAATGGGTCGTTGCGCTCTTCGGCCTCCCCGTGGCCGACGAGCACGACATCGTGGCGGCGGTACGGTTCGTCCACGACGTCCGGGACGCGCTGGAACACCTCTACCAGGCGGGCAACGACACCTGGCCGGGACAGGACGCGGGCGGCCACTCCCACCCCGCCGTACGCGCCGCATTGCGAGCGGGCACGGCGCGCATCACCTCCGGCACCGACGGGGGTAGCTACCAGGTCCTCGGCAACACGATCGAGGACACCCTCGCTCTGGCGGAGCACGCGGCGCGTAGCGCCATCTACCTGACCGGTGCCGCCGCGCGCCTCGCTGCGCAGCACTACCGCGTCGGCGAGGCCCCGTCCTTCGAGCGGCGGGGAAAGTCGACCCGATGCCATCGACTGCTCGGGCCCCGAAGCGGAGCCTCCGAGAAGCGACAGGCTAGCGACGCGCTCGTCGGTCGCGAGATGGAGATCAAAGCCATCCGGGGAGCGTGGCGCGAGTGCGCGGTGCAGCACGATCAACGGACCGTGCTCGTAGTCGGCGAACCCGGGGTGGGCAAGACCAGCCTCGTCGACGACTTCCTCCAGCGCCACGTCGGTGAGGCCCGCGTACTCTATGCGGCAGGACGCCCGCACCGACGGGCCTCGCCGTACGCCCTCGTCATCGATCTCCTCGGAAGCCTGACCGGCACCCCGAATGCGAGCAGCACTCGCGGGAAGGCACGCGCGCTCGACGGCCTGCGGGGCCTGCTGAGCGGCGAGGACGAGCGGCTGCGCGACGAGACGCTCGAGATCCTGTCGGCGGTGCTGCAGCCCGGTGCCGGGACCGTCGCGGACTCCGGCATCGGCTTCAGCGGCCGGCGGGTCTACGAGGCCGTGCGCCTGGTCCTGAATCGCGTCGCGCGCCTCGCACCCCTCGTGGTCGCCATCGAAGACCTGCACTGGGCCGACGGGTCGAGCCTCGACTGCGTCCGTTCACTGGTCGAGCGGGGGGAGGATGCGACGGGGCAGCTACTCTTTCTCGTCTCGGCACGACCGGAAGAGGGGTTCGATCACGCGGCGTGGAACGGCTTCCCGCAGCTCTCCACGGTGGTATTGCACGAGCTGGACCAGGGCGACCGGCAACGCCTGATCGGTGACGAACTCGGAGAAGGCGTCGGGGACAAGCTGCGCCAGGAGGTCGAGCGGCGCGCCGGAGGCAATCCCTTCTACATCCGCGAGCTGTGCCGCGCGCTCGCCGAGTCGCCACCTGCGGGGGCAGCCGAGATCCCGGCGACGATTCGCGGCGTGATCGCGAGTCGGGTCGACCGGCTGCCGAGCGACGTCAAACTCGTGCTGCAACACGCGACGGTAATCGGACCCAGCTTTCGCGAGGGGATCCTCACCCAACTCCTCGCGCGCAATCCCGCCCGCGCGCTCGGGCTGCTCCGCAACCGGCGCATCCTCGCGCCGGGCGTGAGCGCCGTCGGTGCGCCCGCGGTGGGGCTCGGGGTCAGCGAGCAATTCGAGCGCACCTGGACCTTCCGACACGTTCTCGTGCAGGAAGTGGTTTACGACTCGCTCAGCAGCGTAGACCGCCGCGCCCTGCACCAGCGGGTCTCCGAGATCCTTCGACGACGCGCCAGCCGCGGCTTCGTCGACCCCCCGCTCGAGCTCGCGCGGCACCTGGAGCTGGCGGGGCTAGCGCGCGAGGCCGGCGAGCACTACCTCCGCGCGGCGCACGAGGCCGCGGCCACCTACGCCCACGAGGAGGCCCTCGAGCTCTTCGGGCGGGCGCTGCGCCTGGCCGAGGGGAACCCAGCGCTCCAGTTCGAGGCCCTCGCGGGGCGCGAGCGGATCCACGGCCGTCTGGCCCAGCACGACCAGCAAGCCCTGGACCTCGACGCCCTCCGGCGCCTCTGCGGCGACGACCCGGCACGGGTGAGCGAGGTGCGCACGCGCGAGGCGGTGTTCCTCCTGCGCGGCGGCGAGCTCTACCGGGCGCTCGAGTGCGCCGAACGTGCCGAGGAGGCTGCCGGTCGCGCCGGCGACGAGCTGCTGCGCGGCGAGGCCTTGCGCCTGCGGGGCGAGGCCTACGGCCGACTGAACGACCACGGGCGCGCCATCGACGCCGCATCGCGCGCCCTGGCCATCTTCGAAGGCGCGAACGCGCCCGCGCATCAGGTTCGGGCCCGCTTGGGCCTCGGACGCATCTGCCTGATGCAGGCGCGGTACGACGACGCCCTGCAGCACTACGACCCCGCGCTCGAGCTCATCAAGCAGACGGGGGACCGCTGGCAGGAGCACCTCCTGCGCAACAACCTGGCCGTGGTCTACGCCTGTCGGGGGGACTTCTCGCGCGCCATAGACGAAGCGATGTACAGCCTCCGGCTCTGTCAGCAGTTCGGCGACCGGGCGCGGGAGGGAGACAACGCCTCCGTGCTCGGCATCGTCCACCTGGCCATCGGCATGCACGAGAGCGCGAGGCAGTACCTCGAGGACGCGCTCGCCATCCATCGAGAGACGGCGTCCCCCTGGGGCGAGGCGGACACTCTGGTCTACGCCGGCCTGCTCGAGACGGCCGAAGGGAACTACTCGAGGGCGCTCGAGCTCCTCGAGCAGGCACGAGGCCTCGCCGAGCCGATGGGGGCCCGCTACATCACCGTCGCGGCCCGCAACGCCATCGCCTGGACCTTGTGCGATCGCAATCAACCCGGTGACGCCGCCAAGGCGGTAGACGAGGCCACCGAGGCCTTCGAGACGGCGCGCCAGGCGCAGATCGTCGTGGGCGAAATCCCGGGACTCAGCCGGGCGGCGCGCGGCACGGCGCTCCTCGGCAACCTGGAGGCCGCGCGGGCGCTCTCGCGGCGGGCGGTGGAGCTCCTCGACGAGCAGCGGTTGATCGAGGGCGCCGAGGAAGAGATCCACTACACGCACTACCGGATCCTGCGGGCCCTCGGCGAGGCGGGCGCCGGCGAGTGGCTCGAACGGGCGCACTCCACCTATCTGACGAAGATGGCGGCGCTCGAGGACCCGGAGGCTCGCCAGGCCTTCAGCGAGCGGGTGCGGCTCAACGTGGCCATCCGGCGCGACTACTTGAAGAACTGGGAGACGCTGACCGGCAGCACGATCGACCGCACCGAGGAGCGGGTCGTCTGA